ACATTTTTTGTAACTTTTTCAACCTATATTATTATTACTCCAATTTTATTACTTTCCTTTTATAAAAAAAATATTTATGTTTTTTATTCAAGCATACAATATTTAATAAATCATTGATTTATTTAAGAAAATGTGAAATAATGTCATTAAGGATAAAATAAAAGTGTTCTATTCTATATGATACTAGGGAGGAAAAAATATGGGATTTTTTGATTTATTTAAGAAAAAGAAAGAGGAAGAATGGTTTGAAGTTTATTCTCCATTAAATGGTAAAGTTATTGATCTGAGTGAAGTTCCTGATCCTGCTTTTGCTCAAAAAATGGTAGGAGATGGTTGTGCTATTGATCCTGCTGAAGGTGCTGTATGTGCCCCAGTAGCTGGAGAAATCACAATATTTGAAACTAACCATGCTACTACATTTGAAACAACAAATGGTTTAGAAATGATAGTTCACTTTGGAGTAGATACTGTAGCTTTAAAAGGAGAAGGATTTAATAGAATAGCTGAAGATGGAAGCAATGTTAATGTTGGAGATAAACTTGTAGAATATGATCTTGAACTTATAAAAAGTAAAGCTCCTTCTGTAAAAACTCCTGTTATTATAAATAATATGGATGCTGTTGAAGAGATAGATGTAGTTGCAAAAGGTAAAGATGTAAAAGTTGGAGACCTTATTATGAGAGTTAAATTAAAAAAATAGTATAAACTTTTAGGTGGTTATCTCTTTTGATAGCCACTTTTTTTATTAAAACTTTCTTGCAACGTAGATAAAAATAGTATAAAATAAAATTATAAAATAAAAAAGATTTTATAAAATTTTTTAGAATAATATAAATGAGGTAGGGAAAAGAATGAAATTAAATGAAATAAAAACAGCTGAAGAACTTATGAGAGCTAGATACCATGCTTATGAAACATGTGATATGGAGTTTATAAAAGAAAGTCACGATCCTGATAATACTGAAGGTATTGATTGGGCAGAGTGTGAAAAATGGGCTAGAGAATCTCAATGGTTAGGGCTTGAAATAATTTCTACTACTAAAGGTGGAGAAGATGATAAAGATGGAATTGTAGAATTTAAAGCTACTTATATTGAAAATGGAAAAACAATAGTCCACCATGAAAGAAGTTATTTTGTTAAGAAAAATGGAGTTTGGTTTTATCAAAAATGGTTACCTATAACTTCTACAAGAATAAATGAAAACAAAGTGGGAAGAAATGATCCTTGTCCTTGTGGAAGTGGTAAAAAATATAAAAAATGTTGTGGTAAATAAAAATTTATTCTCAACATAAAAGGAGGATTTTAAATGAAAAAAATATTGTTTGGTTTATTTGGAATCTTATCAACAATGGCATTTGCTGGAGATTTTGATAGAGAGGAAGCTATTTTAACAAGTGAACTGTATAAAAATTTTCCTGTGTTAGAACAAAATAAGAAAATAAACGTAAAAGAGATAGAGGTAGATATTGAACATGACAAGGCTGTAGAAGTGGATGTTGAATTTGCTATGGGTTCTGAAGTCAATACTGCTAACTATGATGAGTATGCTAAAAAAATAAGTAATGAAATTGACAAAGCTATCAATTCTAGTTTAGGAAATGGATATAAGTTAATAAAACTTGAACTTGATACTTCTGGAATTAAAAATGATAAAAAAACATATAGATACTAATATTAAAAAGCTCTTTATTTCTAAAGAGCTTTTTATTTTTGTATTTACTCAGTTATCTGGTTACACAAAAAATAAAAAAACTCCTATTTTAAGGAGTTAAATACATTATAAGTGGCTGGGCTGGCTGGATTCGAACCAGCGCATGACGGAGTCAAAGTCCGTTGCCTTACCGCTTGGCGACAGCCCAACAATAATGGTCGGAATAGCAAGATTCGAACTTGCGGCCCTCTGCTCCCAAGGCAGATGCGCTACCGGACTGCGCTATATTCCGACTTTTCTTGACAAAAATTATAATACCATATTTTCTAAAATAAGTCAATATATTTTTAAAAAAAATTCAAAAAAATTAAATTTATATAATTTTTTAATTTACTTCAATAATATGTTTAT
The window above is part of the uncultured Fusobacterium sp. genome. Proteins encoded here:
- a CDS encoding PTS glucose transporter subunit IIA, which produces MGFFDLFKKKKEEEWFEVYSPLNGKVIDLSEVPDPAFAQKMVGDGCAIDPAEGAVCAPVAGEITIFETNHATTFETTNGLEMIVHFGVDTVALKGEGFNRIAEDGSNVNVGDKLVEYDLELIKSKAPSVKTPVIINNMDAVEEIDVVAKGKDVKVGDLIMRVKLKK
- a CDS encoding YchJ family metal-binding protein — protein: MKLNEIKTAEELMRARYHAYETCDMEFIKESHDPDNTEGIDWAECEKWARESQWLGLEIISTTKGGEDDKDGIVEFKATYIENGKTIVHHERSYFVKKNGVWFYQKWLPITSTRINENKVGRNDPCPCGSGKKYKKCCGK